The nucleotide sequence TGGTTCGCACCTCCCCCGACCATGGCACTGCATTTCCCATTGCGGGCACCGATGTTGCCGAACCCGGCGCGATGATCGCGGCGATCCGCATGGCATCGCAGGCCGCGGTCCAGCGCCTGTTGTGCGATCCGGCATGAGCGACGTCGTAGCACTGCCGCCGCTGCGTGAGGTCATTCGCACGCACGGCCTGACCGCCAGCAAGGCGCTGGGCCAGAACTTCCTGTTCGACGGCCAGTTGCTCGACCGGATCGCGCGCATCCCCGGCAATCTGGCCGATGCCGAGGTGCTGGAGGTCGGCCCCGGCCCCGGCGGGCTGACCCGCGCGCTGCTGGCCGCGGGCGCACGCGTCACCGCGATCGAGCGCGACCGGCGCTGCATCCCCGCACTGGCCGAACTGGGCGATGCCTATCCGGACCGCCTGCGCGTGATCGAGGGTGACGCGCTGGCCATTGACCACAAAAGCCTGTTCGACGGCGCGCCGCATGTCGTCGCCAACCTGCCTTATAACGTCGGTACCGAATTATTCGTCGGCTGGCTCAGCGCGCCCTGGGCACCTTGGTGGCAAAGCCTGACGCTGATGTTCCAGCGCGAGGTCGCCGACCGCATCGTCGCGGCGGCGGGCAGCGATGCCTATGGCCGGCTGGCGGTGCTGGCGCAGTGGCGCTCGACCCCGCGCATCGCGATGCCCGTCCACCGCTCCGCCTTCACCCCGCCGCCAAAGGTCATGTCGGCGGTGGTGCATGTCGTGCCCAGCGAAGCACCCGACGGGGTGCGGCTGGCGACGCTGGAGCGGCTGACGGCGGCAGCATTCGGCCAGCGCCGCAAGATGCTCCGCACCAGCCTGAAGGCAATGCCCGGCGCGGTCGAGGCGGCGGAGGCGATCGGCATTGACCTGACCCGCCGCGCCGAAACCGTCAGCGTAGCGGAGTTCTGCGGCCTGGCCCGCGCGATCGGGTGATTGGGGTGTGGGTTTATAGACCTCGACCATCCGCTAACGCCCGAGTAGCGAACGAAGCGCAGAAACCGTATGACGAGGCGTCAAGCTAGAAGGATTCTGTAAATGGACGGACGGAATGTCTTCGTTGGGGTGTCAGGCGCATTTTGGACTCTGACCTTCGCGCTAATGGGCTTCGTCTTATTCGTCGCGAGCGTGGGCGGGGAGCACCTCGTTCGGTTGATGCTTACCCTGACTGCAACATACTCGATCATCGGCGCCACTTATGGCGCATGGGCTGCGAGAAAGGCAGTTGCACGACTAAGGATAGGCCAACACCCTACGATCTAGCACAAAGCGGAATGATCGCTTTCCGCCTTATCCTGTTGAAAAACTGGGCCTTGGGGTCGCGCTGAAATTCTGATTCACTTTTCGCAGGTGACTGAAGCCGGGCCGATGATGGGCGAGCGGACGGGGGCACACGAAGCGCCGTTCTACAGCTTCAACCCGGAGCGGCATGTGCCGCCGGATCATCTGCTATGCTCGATCGACCGGCACTTCAATCTGGCGGACATCAGCGAGCACCTGCGTCCATTCTACAGAGATACCAGACGGCCATCGGTCGATCCGGAACTCATGATCCGGATGCTGGTCATCGGCTATTAGATGGGCATCCGCTCGGAGCGCCGGTCGTGTGAGGAGGTGTATCTCAACCTGGCATATCGCCGGTTTTGCCGGCTGGGGCTGGGGGGCGATGTGCCTGACCATCCGACCTTCTCGAAGAACCGGCACGGCCGCTTCCGCGACAGCGATCTGCTGCGCGAGCAGTTCGAGATGACCGTGACGCGCTGCATTGCCAAGGGGCTGGTTGGCGGCCATGGCTTTGCGGTGGATGCGAGCCTGATCCGCGCCGATGTCCATCGCCACAGCGGTCGGTGCCAGGCAAGGCAGGGCCGCCGCCTGAAGCGGTCGGCTGTGCGGTGGCTGAGTATCTGGAGTTGCTGGACGATGCCGCGTTCGGCGGCGCGACACCGAGCAGCCGCGCAAGCGGATCGACCTCACCGATCCAGCATCACGCTGGACTGCGGCGACGCGCGAGGCGGCCTTCTAGGCCTACAGCACCAACTATCTGATCGACCTCGATCATACAATGGTCCTCGATGTCGAGGCTACGACCCCGGTGCGACAGGCCGAGGTGACCGCCCAGCGCCGGATGATCGAGCGAACGCAGACGCGCTTTGACACCTGGCCCCAGTTCCTCGTCGTCGACGCCGCCTGTCGCTCGGCAGCCAACCCGGCCTGGCTGCTCGAGGATATGAGCATCGAGCCGAACATCCCCGCGTTCGACAAATCCACGCGCCACGATGGCAGCTTCGAGCGCGCCGACCTTATCTACGACCGTGACGACGACAGCTACACCTGCCCGGTCGGCAACCGCCTGCGCCGGGCCAATCGCAACTTCAGCACGCCGCGCGATGGCGCCAACGAGGATGGATCGATCCCCTGTCGTGCGCGTCAACAGGACTACCAGGGTTGCGCCTTGCACCAGCGATGCACGCCCAACATGCCCGCTCGCAAGGTCAGGTGCTAAATCCACGAAAGCGCGCGTGAACTTGCCCGCGATATCGTCACTACCGACGCGTATCTCGTCTTAGGCCGCGAGCGCAAGAAGGTCGAGATGCCGTTCGCCCACCTCAAACGCATCCTCAAGCTGGATCGCCTGCGCCTGCGCGGACCAAATGGCGCAAGAGACGAGTTCCACCTCGCCGCCGCAGTCCATAAGGCGCTAGAACTTTTGCAGAGCATAAAAACGGGGACGCAATCGCGCCCCCGTTCCGTTGTCTGCGACGGATAGTTCGACGCCGTTCAGGGCAACGCCGACCCCCGACTGAACCGCTCCACCGCCCGGTTGGACCGGGCGCCGAAGGGAACATGCGGTCAGCGGTTTTCGCCGAGGCGGACACCGAAAGTGAGACGCACCGAGCGCGGCGCCTGATAGCCAAGCACTTCGCCATAGCGCTCGTTCAGCGATGCGTCGCTGAGCTCACCGAACTCCTGGTAATCGACCTTCGACTTCCAGTTGAACACGTTGAACACGTCAATGCTGAAGAAACTGCCGGGCAGTTCCGGGATGTCGACCTGAGCGTTGACGTCGATCTGCTTGCGCCAATCGCTCTCGAACGCCGTGCCGCGATCAACGAGGTAGCTCACGCGACCCGTTGCCGGATCGGTAAAGGCTGGCCGATCGTTGAACTGGGGCTGTGCGCAATAGAAGCTGGCATCCTGATATGCCGCCGCAAAATTGTCGAAATCATAATAGGTGCCGATGCACGAGAACTTGCGCGGTGATTCAACCAGAATATTGGCGCCGATGCGGAAATTATCGGTGATGCCATAGCTGCCAAACAGCTTGAACTGATGTTCGCGGCCGTTGGCAAGCTGGCCATAGGCACCGTCGAGCAGGCCGGGCTGATCGAAATCCTGCGTCAGGCCCGCGTCGGCTTGGCCGTTGTCGGACTTGACCGCGCCCTCGTAATTGCCGCGGAGGCGCTGGTATACATACGAACCGCGCAGGTACCAGTTGTTCGAATACGCCTTTTCGAACTCGAACTGGACGCTGTCATAATTACGCACGGCGGTCGGATAACCGAGGTTCGCTGCCGACAGGGTTGCCACTTCGCACTGCCGCGGATCGGCAGCGCAATCACCGTCCAGACGGACAGTGATATCCTCGCCCGGATTGGCCAGCACATACTGATGGAAACCGGTGAAGACCGAATCGCAGCCATTGATGCCGTTCTCGTCGCAATAAGCCAGCACAGCGGCGTCGATCGCGACGTCGTCGAGCGTACGGCCCAGGCGACGGTTGAGGTAGGTCAGACGGAACGACCAGTCGCCGATGCGATGCGAAACACCAATGTTCCATTCGTCGGTGTAGCTGGGCGCAAGGGACGATGAGACGAGCGTGTCGATAGGCCCCTGTACACCATCGCTAAGGATGTTGGAGCAAAGGCTGCCCGAATCCGCCGACAGTTCAGGGCACGGAATGCCTCCCGTGACAGGGCCCAGATTCTGGATATTCCCATTATTATCGTACACCAGCCCCGTGCCCGGTGCTCCGGCACCCGAATAGGCGAACCGCTGGCGATAGAACATCTCGGCGCCGCCCAGGCGGATGCTGGTATTGGTCGCAACCGGCATGAAATAACGGTTCCACGAACCGAACACCGCCGTACGATTGTCACCGAACACGTCGAACGAGGCGCCGATGCGCGGGCCCCATTGGTCGCCCGAACGGAAATAGGTGTTGCCGTCCAGCGCATTGTTGCTGAACTTGTCGTTACGCAGGCCAAGCTGCAGCGTCAGCCGGTCGTCGAGCAACGTCCAGTTGTCCTGGATGTAGAACGCCTCGTTACGGCCGTTCCACTCGCCGGCATTCTGGTAGAAGGTACGCTCGATATAGCCCGGCGTCAGAATGTAGCTGTAGCCGCCGGCACGAAGCGTATCCTCGGTCGAGGTGAGGTCTTCGCGCTCATAGCCGAAGCGGAAGTGGTGCGTGCCGAGCAGGTTGACATACACATCGGCGTCGGCGCGGTAGAACTTCCGCACGTCGCTCGATCGCTCGGCATTGCCCTGGAAGCCGCGCTCCGTGGTCGTAATGCCCGTCAGCGTGCTTTGCACCAGCGCGACATTCAGGCTGGGCTGCGACGAACGGTCGTCATGGTTTTCGCCGTACGAGGCCGACAGCGTCAGCCAGTCGGTGAACTGGCCCGTATAGGTCGCAACGAAATTGTCGCCACCCTGCTCATCCACCGCCGTGCCGATATAGCCGCCGAGTTCGTCACTCGTCGGATTGTAGCGGTAATAGCTATATTCGTCGGTCCGCTTGTTGCGGAAATAGGTTCCCTCAAGCCGGTGGCCGTCGGTGATGATCGCGTCGATCTTTCCGCCGAAGAACGGCGAGTTGCTGCGGCGCGTAATCTGCTGATTCGAAGTCAGGCTGATATCGCTCTGCTTCTCGTAATTCGGATTGTAGAGCGCGTAGAAGAACAGCCGATCCTTGATGATCGGGCCGCTCAGGTAAAAGTTCGCCTCCAGATCCTCGGCATAGTCGCGCTCGTTCAGCGCGGCATAGGTGTTGGGCGAATCATCACGCAGAGCGTCGGGCGAATATGCGACGATCGCGCCGGCCTTGAAATTGTTCGAACCGGATTTGGTTGTGACGGTGGTGAAACCGCCCAGCGCACGACCATATTCCGCCGGCAGGCCGAACGTCTTCACGTCGATCGATTCATAGAATTCGATCGGCGGATTGTTGCTGCCCAGGAAGTTGCGGAAATTGGTGATGTTCAGGCCGTTCACGTAATACTGGTTCTCGGCAACCGTCGCGCCGGAGAACGAGGCCAGATTGCCGAACGCGCTGTCGCCGGCAGTGGTGCCGGGCGCGAGCAGCTGGATCGCGGTCTGATTGCGCGCGATGGGAGTCGTGTTGAGCAGCTGAGACACATCGCCCAGTGCCAAGCCGCCGGTGTTGTTCCCGAAATCGGTGCCACGCTCGGCCGAACCGGTCACGACGATGTCTGGGCCCATCGCATCGGCTGCGGCAACCGCGGCCGCCGGGCGGAAGGTATAGGTACTGTTGCCGCCAGGCGTGATCGAAACGCGCTGGTTCTCGATCGGCTCGCCATTTGCGGGATTGACGGTAACGACATATTCGCCGCCGGGCAGTGCCTGTACGCGGAAGGTGCCGTTGCTCGCGATCGGCACGGTGCGCTCAAAGCCCTGTGCAGCTGAACGCGCGGTCAGCGTACCGCCAGTGACCGGCTGACCCGATGCGTCGAGCACCCGTCCGACAAGTGCGCCGGTGGTGAAGTCCTGAGCCACTGCCGGAGCCGCGACAATCATCGCCATTCCCGACGCGCCCAACAGCGCCAAACTACGAATTGCAATACCGCCGCGCAGCGCGCGTGCGACCGAGAATCGGTTTGCCATATTTCCCCTTCTCCCTGACGCCCTGCGCCACTACAGAGCGTGAATGATCGGACGCCCGACCGATCATGTTGATAGGAATGGGAAAAACCTCACCCGCCTGTAAAGTTATTTATGAAACCATTTTGTGGTTTAGAAGGAACCGTTGCTGAAATGTGACAATTCATTGCTGCAAGCGATGGTCTAATCCGGTCCCTATGGGCCTGCCGCTAGCCGTCGGTGCAGCTGGCTCTCGACTATGTTCGCATCAAACGGGCGCGCCAGCATCGGTCGAGCGCAGCGTTGCGCGGCCAAACACCGGGTTGGCATCTTTCAGGCTTCTCTATGGATCGTGGGCTATGCCCGCTCTCATGGGACGAAGAGCAAGCGGGCAAACGGCGCCGGCGATAGCAGCGGGCTGGCCGCTCGCCGAACGATCTCGCGCTCAGTTTAGGAGTTCACAACGTAATATACGCAAACCCCCTAGGCGTATTTCACAATGTTGTTCCCGGCCCCGGCCTGCGATAGCTTAAGGCAGTACATTGTTTCCGGAGGTAGCATGGCCACGGTTGCAATAGGGATACCTTCGCGTTCCGGGGACGAGCGTTACTTTCTGACAAGTTCGCTATTGATGGCGGGCTTGATCGTCGCCGCCTTTTCCCTTCAATTCGCGATGGGTCGCTCCACTTTCCAGGCTCCGTTACTGGTGCATCTTCATGCACTGGCCTTTATGGGCTGGGTCGCGATCTATGTTGCGCAGACGATGCTTGCAGCGAACGGAAACCAGGACCTGCATCGGCGTCTCGGATGGCTCGGCACCGCGTGGGTCGTGCCGATGGTGGTACTGGGCATCACCGCGACCGTGATGATGATACGTCGCGGGCAAGCCCC is from Sphingomonas sp. IW22 and encodes:
- the rsmA gene encoding 16S rRNA (adenine(1518)-N(6)/adenine(1519)-N(6))-dimethyltransferase RsmA; its protein translation is MSDVVALPPLREVIRTHGLTASKALGQNFLFDGQLLDRIARIPGNLADAEVLEVGPGPGGLTRALLAAGARVTAIERDRRCIPALAELGDAYPDRLRVIEGDALAIDHKSLFDGAPHVVANLPYNVGTELFVGWLSAPWAPWWQSLTLMFQREVADRIVAAAGSDAYGRLAVLAQWRSTPRIAMPVHRSAFTPPPKVMSAVVHVVPSEAPDGVRLATLERLTAAAFGQRRKMLRTSLKAMPGAVEAAEAIGIDLTRRAETVSVAEFCGLARAIG
- a CDS encoding TonB-dependent receptor domain-containing protein, translating into MANRFSVARALRGGIAIRSLALLGASGMAMIVAAPAVAQDFTTGALVGRVLDASGQPVTGGTLTARSAAQGFERTVPIASNGTFRVQALPGGEYVVTVNPANGEPIENQRVSITPGGNSTYTFRPAAAVAAADAMGPDIVVTGSAERGTDFGNNTGGLALGDVSQLLNTTPIARNQTAIQLLAPGTTAGDSAFGNLASFSGATVAENQYYVNGLNITNFRNFLGSNNPPIEFYESIDVKTFGLPAEYGRALGGFTTVTTKSGSNNFKAGAIVAYSPDALRDDSPNTYAALNERDYAEDLEANFYLSGPIIKDRLFFYALYNPNYEKQSDISLTSNQQITRRSNSPFFGGKIDAIITDGHRLEGTYFRNKRTDEYSYYRYNPTSDELGGYIGTAVDEQGGDNFVATYTGQFTDWLTLSASYGENHDDRSSQPSLNVALVQSTLTGITTTERGFQGNAERSSDVRKFYRADADVYVNLLGTHHFRFGYEREDLTSTEDTLRAGGYSYILTPGYIERTFYQNAGEWNGRNEAFYIQDNWTLLDDRLTLQLGLRNDKFSNNALDGNTYFRSGDQWGPRIGASFDVFGDNRTAVFGSWNRYFMPVATNTSIRLGGAEMFYRQRFAYSGAGAPGTGLVYDNNGNIQNLGPVTGGIPCPELSADSGSLCSNILSDGVQGPIDTLVSSSLAPSYTDEWNIGVSHRIGDWSFRLTYLNRRLGRTLDDVAIDAAVLAYCDENGINGCDSVFTGFHQYVLANPGEDITVRLDGDCAADPRQCEVATLSAANLGYPTAVRNYDSVQFEFEKAYSNNWYLRGSYVYQRLRGNYEGAVKSDNGQADAGLTQDFDQPGLLDGAYGQLANGREHQFKLFGSYGITDNFRIGANILVESPRKFSCIGTYYDFDNFAAAYQDASFYCAQPQFNDRPAFTDPATGRVSYLVDRGTAFESDWRKQIDVNAQVDIPELPGSFFSIDVFNVFNWKSKVDYQEFGELSDASLNERYGEVLGYQAPRSVRLTFGVRLGENR